The Populus nigra chromosome 14, ddPopNigr1.1, whole genome shotgun sequence genome has a segment encoding these proteins:
- the LOC133672777 gene encoding zinc finger protein NUTCRACKER-like, translated as MSENIMAAEEAITSSYNGSVENPVGGSNPPALKKKRNLPGTPDPEAEVIALSPKTLMATNRFLCEICGKGFQRDQNLQLHRRGHNLPWKLKQRTNKEVRKRVYVCPEKTCVHHHPSRALGDLTGIKKHFCRKHGEKKWKCEKCSKRYAVQSDWKAHSKTCGTREYKCDCGTLFSRRDSFITHRAFCDALAEETARVNAVSSIRNLTAGNISYHLTGNPLGPNMAQHFSSIFKPISSNDHHTRQGGLSLWMHQGEVPHVSEAMGNNIQEIHQIGAMTSSGAIFGDPLAVSCSSTPPSDHYQLNWPVFGNKISSNNAHEELTSTLVLPLSNVKEAAAASQLVSVPSLYSTQQQQSHQTTSSANMSATALLQKASQIGATSTDPSFLGSFGLKSFSTKAQDGNNKFCGLYGSSPISTNPASDMENSGNDEIPTLNQLQMYSAKRQKIFQSDQDSPAGGQTRDFLGVGVQAICHPSSINGWI; from the exons ATGTCAGAGAACATCATGGCAGCAGAAGAAGCAATAACTAGTAGTTATAATGGTTCTGTCGAAAATCCTGTTGGTGGATCCAATCCCCCTGCtctaaagaagaagagaaacctTCCAGGAACTCCAG ATCCTGAAGCAGAAGTCATAGCTTTATCGCCAAAAACTCTCATGGCCACCAACAGATTCTTGTGTGAAATATGTGGTAAAGGGTTTCAAAGGGATCAAAATCTACAACTCCATAGGAGAGGACACAACCTTCCATGGAAGCTGAAGCAAAGGACAAATAAAGAAGTAAGAAAGCGCGTTTATGTCTGCCCTGAAAAGACCTGTGTCCATCATCATCCCTCTAGGGCTCTTGGAGACTTAACAGGTATAAAGAAGCACTTTTGTAGGAAGCATGGTGAGAAGAAATGGAAGTGTGAAAAATGTTCAAAGAGATATGCTGTCCAGTCAGATTGGAAAGCACACTCAAAGACTTGTGGCACTAGGGAATACAAATGTGACTGTGGGACTCTATTTTCAAG GAGAGATAGCTTCATCACTCATAGGGCCTTCTGTGATGCCTTAGCAGAGGAAACAGCAAGAGTAAATGCAGTATCTAGCATAAGAAACTTAACTGCTGGCAACATCAGTTATCATCTAACGGGGAACCCATTAGGACCTAACATGGCACaacatttctcttcaattttcaAGCCAATTTCAAGTAATGATCACCACACAAGACAAGGAGGACTTTCCTTGTGGATGCACCAAGGAGAAGTACCCCATGTCAGTGAAGCAATGGGCAATAATATTCAAGAGATTCATCAAATTGGCGCTATGACTAGTTCAGGAGCTATATTTGGTGACCCTCTTGCTGTTTCATGCTCAAGTACTCCACCATCTGATCATTATCAGTTAAATTGGCCAGTGTTTGGAAACAAGATCTCTTCAAATAATGCTCACGAGGAGCTGACAAGCACTTTAGTACTTCCTTTAAGCAATGTTAAGGAAGCAGCTGCTGCAAGTCAGCTAGTAAGTGTTCCTTCATTGTACAGTACCCAACAACAACAATCCCATCAAACAACTTCGTCAGCAAACATGTCAGCCACTGCTTTGCTGCAAAAAGCTTCTCAGATTGGTGCAACCTCAACAGATCCATCATTCCTTGGGAGTTTTGGGCTAAAGAGCTTCAGTACTAAAGCTCAAGATGGGAACAACAAGTTCTGTGGACTGTATGGTTCTAGCCCTATAAGCACTAACCCAGCAAGTGATATGGAAAACTCAGGAAATGATGAGATTCCCACTTTGAATCAGCTTCAAATGTATTCTGCTAAAAGGcagaaaatatttcaaagtgATCAAGATAGCCCTGCAGGAGGGCAAACTAGAGACTTTCTTGGTGTTGGTGTACAAGCCATATGCCACCCATCGTCTATCAATGGATGGATTTAA
- the LOC133673511 gene encoding uncharacterized protein LOC133673511, with protein sequence MMLHGKCFLQSYLVLYKQGSNTSSSQEYDQLQTTGSEASSSHGPDRKPTTQTKATLTISEELAFEDFSEKNKAVIQNTKVFASGLTIGNTDPFSFIQGSDVKGNLNRNQCGNSNQSTAPEPPEQFNVSSAVPKSRLPTFEAEAAESNLYMLPGSLSETKLLDSSCFGSGTLPILEKNAPGTSARS encoded by the exons ATGATGCTTCACGGAAAATGTTTCCTTCAGAGTTACCTTGTACTTTATAAACAG GGATCAAATACAAGCAGCAGCCAGGAATATGACCAATTGCAAACAACAGGATCAGAGGCAAGCAGCAGTCATGGACCTGACAGAAAACCAACAACTCAAACTAAAGCAACCTTAACAATCTCTGAAGAATTGGCTTTTGAAGATTTTTCTGAGAAGAATAAGGCTGTCATTCAAAATACCAAGGTTTTTGCTTCAGGCTTGACCATAGGCAATACAGACCCATTTTCATTCATTCAGGGATCAGATGTCAAGGGTAATTTGAATAGAAATCAGTGTGGAAATTCCAATCAAAGCACAGCTCCTGAGCCCCCAGAACAGTTCAATGTGAGTTCTGCTGTCCCTAAGAGCAGGCTGCCCACGTTTGAAGCAGAAGCTGCTGAGTCTAACCTGTATATGCTTCCTGGCTCGCTTAGTGAGACCAAGCTACTTGATTCTTCTTGTTTTGGGTCTGGTACTTTACccattttagagaaaaatgctCCTGGCACCTCTGCCAGAAGTTAG